One stretch of Hyalangium gracile DNA includes these proteins:
- a CDS encoding LysR family transcriptional regulator — protein sequence MHLDSLDLKSLRLLDAILSEGSVSKAAARIGLSQSAASHALARLRDRLGDPLLVRSAEGMSLTPRARELQEPLHRALEALERAVAPPAAFAPATERRTFHLIAADYAQCILLPPLLEQLEHEAPGIGLSVLPFTDHIERQLSQGLGDLALVVQYDKVPGLRVQAILRERLVCVVRRDHSEIRDTLSLEDFLRLQHVLVAPRGRRGSTVDSLLSERGQSRRIRVSVPSFLAAPYLVARTDLLVTLADRLARQLAEWLPLRLFEPPLPLPGFTLSMLWDARLENDPGHRWLRALIRRIARQA from the coding sequence ATGCATCTGGACTCCCTGGACCTCAAGTCGCTGCGCTTGCTGGACGCGATCCTGAGCGAGGGCAGCGTGTCGAAAGCCGCCGCGCGCATCGGGCTGTCCCAGTCCGCGGCGAGCCATGCGCTGGCCCGCCTGCGGGACCGACTGGGCGATCCCCTGCTGGTGCGCAGCGCGGAAGGCATGAGCCTGACCCCGCGCGCGCGTGAGCTCCAGGAGCCGCTCCACCGGGCGCTCGAGGCCTTGGAGCGGGCCGTCGCACCGCCGGCGGCCTTCGCTCCCGCGACGGAGCGGCGGACCTTCCACCTGATCGCCGCGGACTACGCGCAGTGCATCCTGCTGCCGCCGTTGTTGGAGCAGCTGGAGCACGAGGCGCCAGGGATTGGCCTCTCGGTCCTTCCCTTCACCGATCATATCGAGCGGCAGCTCAGTCAGGGCCTCGGCGATCTGGCGCTGGTGGTGCAGTACGACAAGGTGCCAGGGCTGCGCGTCCAGGCCATCCTCCGGGAGCGGCTGGTGTGCGTGGTGCGCCGGGACCACTCGGAGATCCGCGACACGCTCTCCCTGGAGGACTTCCTCCGGCTGCAGCATGTGCTCGTGGCGCCTCGCGGGAGGAGAGGCAGCACGGTGGACTCCCTGCTGAGTGAGCGAGGTCAGTCCCGGAGGATCCGGGTGAGCGTGCCGAGTTTCCTCGCCGCGCCCTATCTGGTCGCTCGCACGGATCTGCTCGTGACGTTGGCCGACCGGCTGGCGAGGCAGCTCGCGGAGTGGCTTCCGCTGCGCCTGTTCGAGCCCCCCCTGCCCTTGCCGGGCTTCACCCTGTCCATGCTGTGGGATGCGCGCCTGGAGAACGACCCGGGCCACCGCTGGCTGAGGGCACTGATCCGGCGAATCGCCAGACAGGCCTGA
- a CDS encoding NmrA family NAD(P)-binding protein: METLVFGATGNIGSEVVRALAGRPEVHIRAATREVSQTRKLFEGLSNVEPVRVDWQQPGTLDAALAGVSHLVIINALSPEMAAQTAALIAAARRAQVSRVLRFSLMGAGEPEPILEARWHDAADEQVRRSGLEWVILKPNQYFQNFVGFGTDATVRTQGAIYLPYADARVSNIDTRDLGEIAARVLLAPPGAHAGKEYVLTGGVAQTMEEIAGSIGEVLGKPVRYTAIPEEPVRQAMTGAGMHSVTVEAILEWFAYCRAGRAMRVDPAATHLLGHPPRRSADFARDYAHRYQG, encoded by the coding sequence ATGGAGACTCTGGTCTTTGGAGCGACGGGGAACATCGGCAGCGAGGTGGTGCGTGCACTGGCCGGCCGACCGGAGGTTCACATCCGGGCCGCGACGCGCGAGGTGTCGCAGACCCGCAAGCTGTTCGAGGGGCTCTCGAACGTCGAGCCCGTGCGAGTCGACTGGCAGCAGCCGGGGACTCTCGACGCCGCGCTGGCGGGAGTGAGCCACCTGGTCATCATCAACGCCCTGTCCCCGGAGATGGCGGCGCAGACGGCGGCGCTGATCGCCGCGGCGCGGCGGGCCCAGGTGAGCCGGGTGTTGCGCTTCAGCCTCATGGGCGCCGGAGAGCCGGAGCCCATCCTGGAGGCCCGCTGGCACGACGCGGCCGATGAGCAGGTGCGGCGGAGCGGGCTGGAGTGGGTCATCCTCAAGCCCAACCAGTACTTCCAGAACTTCGTCGGCTTTGGGACCGATGCCACCGTGCGCACCCAGGGAGCCATCTATCTGCCCTACGCGGACGCCCGTGTGAGCAACATCGACACGCGGGACCTGGGGGAGATTGCCGCTCGGGTGTTGCTCGCGCCCCCCGGCGCCCATGCCGGGAAGGAGTATGTGCTGACCGGAGGCGTGGCTCAGACCATGGAGGAGATCGCCGGGAGCATCGGAGAGGTGCTCGGCAAGCCGGTGCGCTACACGGCTATTCCGGAAGAACCCGTGCGGCAGGCCATGACGGGGGCCGGCATGCATTCCGTGACGGTCGAAGCCATCCTGGAGTGGTTCGCCTACTGCCGAGCGGGGCGTGCCATGCGCGTCGATCCCGCCGCCACGCATTTGCTGGGACACCCGCCGCGTCGCAGTGCCGACTTCGCGCGGGACTACGCGCACCGCTACCAGGGCTGA
- a CDS encoding AAA family ATPase — translation MTTSYLRRIEISNFRTYGADFSLSLPGPGVTILTGPDGLGKRTLFEAIEWALTGQACWPEALHREGQERGRDSGLLARREEDVPVEQYRVCLEFVSGEAESSRIERRAAREQESRERFAELSSPTRQQLLELLRAGSWSNEIGDLGEHLRLTHLRGHTGAAELELIARSLGAEATRALTERVRQLELEKDLARRALDSWHDLLSRRPRLAQLTATGGGPSSGALTERALAIAAALKATLGVELAPEGAPPADVLLERLSQAVAEAEARRDMLLQLITARRKVAEGVKQKSLLVGQNDRHTHELWMIQSYLRDINKNIQKITTLDDKIRSLLLEQEQRPSALAEDSQRHQQELETARAARDQLPDLGEINEQRASTQARIAQLSSAIKENHQVVARIEQELLAAQALLQQHPELLATLDTPPGDEANLDPMSSSDQPKALVEQEARLQELREQQRRLADAWLAWQREEEQRQVESEGSERASRESLPSVDAIAERLRASWATRVVDLALLSSMSAAYPWSRWPALLLDEPLRQQDLIHPAALIEVLRSLVQDRKYQVILSTHDEELADRMRRELVVTGIECVTCRYKGAGPTGVLYSTD, via the coding sequence GTGACGACGTCATATCTCCGGCGTATTGAGATCTCCAACTTCCGCACATACGGGGCTGACTTCTCGCTCTCCCTGCCAGGCCCTGGTGTGACCATTCTGACGGGCCCGGATGGGCTCGGGAAACGCACCCTCTTCGAAGCCATCGAATGGGCACTCACTGGACAGGCTTGCTGGCCAGAAGCACTCCACCGGGAGGGGCAGGAGCGAGGGCGGGACAGCGGCCTGCTCGCAAGGCGAGAGGAGGATGTGCCTGTCGAGCAGTACCGGGTCTGCCTGGAGTTCGTGAGCGGCGAGGCGGAGAGCAGCCGCATCGAGCGGCGAGCCGCGCGCGAGCAGGAGAGTCGCGAGCGGTTTGCCGAGCTCTCATCCCCTACCCGACAGCAGCTGCTCGAGCTGCTGCGGGCGGGCTCCTGGTCGAACGAGATTGGCGATCTCGGAGAGCACTTGCGGCTGACTCACCTGAGAGGACACACAGGCGCCGCCGAGCTCGAGCTGATCGCCAGGAGCCTGGGAGCGGAAGCCACTCGGGCATTGACGGAGCGGGTACGCCAGCTGGAGCTGGAAAAGGATCTCGCACGGCGGGCCCTGGACAGCTGGCATGATCTGCTCTCGCGCAGGCCCCGGCTGGCGCAGCTCACCGCTACTGGCGGAGGGCCCTCCTCTGGCGCCCTCACGGAGAGAGCCCTCGCCATTGCCGCCGCGTTGAAGGCAACCCTGGGAGTCGAGCTCGCGCCGGAGGGCGCACCGCCTGCTGACGTGCTGCTCGAACGCCTCTCGCAAGCCGTCGCGGAGGCTGAAGCCAGACGCGACATGCTTCTCCAGTTGATCACCGCGCGTAGGAAGGTCGCGGAAGGAGTGAAGCAGAAATCCCTGCTCGTGGGCCAGAACGACCGCCACACGCACGAGCTGTGGATGATTCAGTCCTACCTTCGCGACATCAACAAGAACATCCAGAAGATAACGACCCTGGACGACAAGATTCGCAGCCTGCTTCTCGAGCAGGAGCAGAGACCGTCTGCCCTCGCGGAGGACAGCCAGCGTCATCAGCAGGAGCTCGAGACGGCTCGAGCCGCGAGAGATCAGCTGCCGGACCTCGGGGAGATCAATGAACAACGGGCCAGCACCCAGGCGCGGATCGCTCAGCTGTCTTCGGCCATCAAGGAGAACCACCAGGTAGTCGCTCGAATCGAGCAAGAGCTCCTTGCCGCGCAGGCCTTGCTGCAACAGCACCCAGAGCTGCTGGCCACCCTGGATACGCCTCCCGGGGATGAGGCCAACCTCGACCCCATGTCCTCGTCCGATCAGCCCAAGGCGCTGGTCGAGCAGGAGGCGAGGCTTCAGGAGCTTCGTGAGCAGCAGAGGCGCCTGGCGGATGCATGGCTCGCCTGGCAGAGAGAGGAGGAGCAGCGCCAGGTCGAGTCCGAGGGCAGTGAGCGAGCCAGCAGGGAGTCCCTGCCCTCCGTCGACGCCATCGCGGAACGGCTGCGCGCCTCCTGGGCCACGCGGGTCGTGGACCTGGCGTTGCTGTCGAGCATGAGCGCGGCCTACCCGTGGAGCCGGTGGCCGGCGCTGCTGCTCGACGAGCCTCTGCGGCAGCAGGATCTGATTCATCCCGCGGCACTCATCGAAGTCCTGCGCAGCCTCGTCCAGGATCGAAAGTATCAGGTCATTCTCTCGACCCACGACGAGGAGCTTGCTGATCGCATGCGCCGCGAGCTGGTGGTGACCGGCATCGAGTGCGTCACGTGCCGATACAAAGGGGCGGGCCCGACCGGCGTGCTCTACAGCACGGACTGA
- a CDS encoding serine/threonine protein kinase: MREHTRAGPSSREGHTCAVCEHPVHESRCESCGAPVAPGGFQVLRQLAQGPHSRMFLAEKDGRRVALKELLFALVPDAARLDGFEREAEFLRQLKHPRIPRLLASFREGSGVHTRLYLAQEFVEGRSLLEELEEHRFTEHEVRRVARQVLEVLIYLHELSPQVIHRDLKPANLMRRPDGEIALVDFGSARDLVRGATHRSTLVGTFGYMPPEQLGGTVDETSDLYALGATLIHLLSRKAPDELLRPGMEIAFEEQVNASAGMKAFLARLTERDRGQRFPSARAALAALDALERPRPVAGAGHQRPSQARLFTLMGVAAGMVLAGAVGGFLLLSSPARVAPPVQPVAIPQAPAAAELPPAPKPPVEQALPPPATTSEPPPRVVKKEVSKRPRNSDEIAEVITLRPTGQSRPPLLAKDVQIAIGREVTLGDAATCGPQPSTAEVEKVVLDAEGGGTLEAPRSNLSVHIALKNQGAPGKGCHRAVVRLKDASGQPVGREATFENTSTRTVRSSTRTLELPRTLREVRLEVGTGQAPGAVFTLDLVRGTFR, from the coding sequence ATGAGAGAGCACACCCGAGCGGGCCCTTCTTCGCGGGAAGGCCACACCTGCGCCGTCTGCGAGCACCCGGTCCATGAGTCGCGCTGTGAGTCGTGTGGCGCGCCGGTCGCCCCCGGCGGCTTCCAGGTGCTTCGCCAGCTGGCGCAAGGGCCCCACTCCCGCATGTTCCTCGCGGAGAAGGACGGGAGGAGGGTGGCGCTCAAGGAGCTGCTGTTCGCCCTGGTCCCGGACGCCGCCCGGCTCGACGGCTTCGAGCGCGAGGCGGAGTTCCTCCGCCAGCTCAAGCACCCGCGCATCCCCCGCCTGCTGGCCAGCTTCCGCGAGGGCAGCGGCGTGCACACCCGGCTCTACCTGGCCCAGGAGTTCGTCGAGGGCCGCTCGCTCCTCGAGGAGCTGGAGGAGCACCGCTTCACGGAGCACGAGGTGCGCCGCGTCGCCCGGCAGGTGCTCGAGGTCCTCATCTATCTGCACGAGCTGTCGCCCCAGGTCATCCACCGCGACCTGAAGCCGGCCAACCTCATGCGGCGGCCGGATGGCGAGATCGCCCTGGTCGACTTCGGCTCTGCGCGCGATCTCGTCCGAGGCGCCACGCATCGCTCCACCCTGGTGGGCACCTTCGGCTACATGCCGCCCGAGCAGCTCGGGGGCACCGTCGATGAGACGAGCGACTTGTATGCCCTGGGGGCCACGCTCATCCACCTGCTGTCCCGCAAGGCCCCCGATGAGCTGCTGCGTCCGGGGATGGAGATCGCCTTCGAGGAGCAGGTCAACGCCTCCGCGGGCATGAAGGCCTTCCTGGCGCGGCTCACCGAGCGCGACCGAGGTCAGCGCTTTCCCTCCGCCCGGGCCGCGCTGGCGGCGCTCGACGCCCTCGAGAGGCCACGCCCCGTTGCTGGCGCGGGGCACCAGCGCCCCTCCCAGGCGCGGCTCTTCACCCTCATGGGGGTCGCGGCGGGGATGGTGCTCGCGGGTGCGGTGGGCGGCTTCCTGCTCCTGTCATCGCCGGCTCGGGTTGCGCCGCCCGTCCAGCCGGTGGCGATACCGCAGGCTCCTGCCGCGGCGGAGCTCCCACCGGCCCCCAAGCCTCCCGTGGAGCAGGCCCTGCCTCCGCCCGCCACGACTTCCGAGCCCCCACCGAGGGTCGTCAAGAAGGAGGTCAGCAAGCGCCCCAGGAACTCCGATGAGATAGCGGAGGTCATCACCCTGCGCCCCACGGGGCAGAGCCGTCCACCCCTCCTCGCGAAGGATGTCCAGATCGCGATCGGCCGCGAAGTCACGCTGGGGGATGCGGCCACGTGTGGGCCTCAGCCCAGCACCGCCGAGGTGGAGAAGGTCGTGCTCGATGCCGAGGGGGGAGGCACCCTCGAGGCGCCGCGCTCGAACCTGTCCGTGCATATCGCGCTGAAGAACCAGGGCGCGCCCGGCAAGGGGTGTCACAGGGCGGTGGTGCGCCTGAAGGATGCGTCCGGTCAGCCGGTGGGGCGCGAGGCGACCTTCGAGAACACCAGCACGCGCACCGTTCGTAGCAGCACGCGCACGCTCGAGCTCCCACGCACGCTGCGCGAGGTCCGGCTCGAGGTGGGCACGGGCCAGGCGCCGGGAGCGGTGTTCACCCTGGACCTCGTTCGAGGCACCTTCCGCTGA